One Janthinobacterium sp. TB1-E2 genomic region harbors:
- a CDS encoding peroxiredoxin — protein MTLRLGDVAPDFEQDSSIGPLKFHEWAGNSWVVLFSHPADFTPVCTTELGLTAKLKPEFDKRNVKAIALSVDAAESHKSWIKDIEETQNTVVGFPIIADVDKKVSVLYDMIHPEQSVTATVRSVFIIDPNKKVRLILTYPLSTGRNFNEILRVIDALQLTDGYTVATPGNWKDGDDVIIPLTVQDPDVIKQKYPKGFTAAKPYLRLTPQPNK, from the coding sequence ATGACTTTACGCCTGGGCGATGTCGCCCCTGATTTTGAACAAGACAGCTCGATAGGCCCGCTCAAGTTCCACGAGTGGGCGGGCAATTCCTGGGTGGTGCTGTTTTCCCATCCGGCCGACTTTACCCCCGTATGCACGACGGAACTGGGCTTGACGGCCAAGCTCAAGCCGGAATTCGACAAGCGCAACGTAAAGGCCATCGCCCTGTCCGTGGACGCGGCCGAGTCGCACAAGAGCTGGATCAAGGATATCGAAGAGACGCAAAATACGGTCGTGGGCTTCCCCATCATCGCCGACGTCGACAAGAAAGTGTCGGTGCTGTACGACATGATCCACCCGGAACAGTCCGTCACGGCCACCGTGCGCTCCGTCTTCATCATCGACCCGAACAAAAAGGTGCGGCTGATCCTCACGTACCCGCTGAGCACGGGCCGCAACTTCAATGAAATCCTGCGCGTCATCGACGCCCTGCAACTGACGGACGGCTACACTGTAGCCACGCCAGGCAACTGGAAAGACGGCGACGACGTCATCATTCCATTGACAGTGCAAGACCCGGACGTGATCAAGCAGAAGTATCCGAAGGGGTTTACGGCCGCCAAGCCATACCTACGTCTGACGCCGCAGCCGAACAAGTAA
- a CDS encoding alpha/beta hydrolase: MALRSFSDYRVLIVPGLHNSGPEHWQSRWQRLYPQFERVEQDDWNAPDLANWSARLDQVRRQDARPTLIVAHSFGCLTTAHSLARDPQGVAGVLLVGPADPDKFGVAKALPQKRLPCPGILIASQTDPWMTAEHAAQWARRWNCKYIDGGALGHINAESRLGDWVYGQAQLQTLFDLAQSDKRHRQAA, encoded by the coding sequence ATGGCGCTGCGCAGCTTTTCCGATTACCGGGTACTGATCGTGCCGGGCTTGCATAACAGCGGTCCCGAGCATTGGCAGAGCCGCTGGCAGCGCCTGTATCCGCAATTCGAGCGGGTCGAGCAGGACGACTGGAACGCACCCGACCTGGCCAACTGGTCGGCGCGGCTGGACCAGGTGCGGCGGCAGGATGCGCGCCCGACCCTGATCGTCGCCCACAGCTTCGGCTGCCTGACGACGGCGCACAGCCTGGCGCGCGATCCGCAGGGCGTGGCCGGCGTGCTGCTGGTGGGACCAGCCGATCCCGACAAGTTTGGCGTGGCGAAGGCATTGCCGCAAAAGCGGCTGCCTTGCCCCGGCATCCTGATCGCCAGCCAGACCGATCCGTGGATGACGGCCGAACACGCGGCGCAGTGGGCACGGCGCTGGAATTGCAAGTATATTGATGGCGGTGCGCTGGGCCATATCAACGCCGAGTCGCGCCTTGGCGACTGGGTCTACGGCCAGGCGCAATTGCAAACGCTGTTTGATCTGGCGCAAAGCGACAAGCGCCACCGTCAGGCAGCCTGA
- a CDS encoding sulfate ABC transporter substrate-binding protein — MLSKKIIIAAAISAFAILQTAQAADITLLNVSYDPTRELYQDVNTAFAKEWKGKTGDNVKIKQSHGGSGKQARAVIDGLEADIVTLALAYDIDALAEHKLLAGDWQKRLAHNSSPYTSTIVFLVRKGNPKGIKDWNDLIKPGVSVITPNPKTSGGARWNHLAAWGYALRQPGGNEAKAKDFLGKLYKNVPVLDSGARGATTTFVERGIGDVLIAWENEAYLAVKELGPTKFDIITPSVSILAEPPVAVVDKFADKHGTRKVAEAYLNYLYTDEAQDIIAKNYYRPATDKAAKKYASQFAKVNLFTIEQVAGGWTAAQKAHFADGGIFDQIYQPK, encoded by the coding sequence ATGCTGTCGAAAAAAATCATCATTGCCGCCGCCATCAGCGCGTTTGCCATTCTGCAAACGGCGCAGGCTGCCGATATCACCCTGCTCAACGTGTCGTACGACCCGACGCGCGAGCTGTATCAGGATGTGAATACGGCGTTTGCCAAGGAGTGGAAAGGCAAGACGGGCGACAACGTCAAGATCAAGCAATCGCACGGTGGTTCGGGCAAGCAGGCGCGCGCCGTCATCGACGGCCTGGAGGCGGATATCGTCACCCTGGCCCTGGCCTATGACATCGATGCGCTGGCCGAGCACAAGCTGCTGGCCGGCGACTGGCAAAAGCGCTTGGCGCACAACAGCTCGCCTTACACCTCGACCATCGTCTTCCTGGTGCGCAAGGGCAACCCGAAAGGCATCAAGGATTGGAACGACCTGATCAAGCCAGGCGTCTCCGTCATCACGCCGAATCCGAAAACCTCGGGCGGCGCCCGCTGGAACCATCTGGCTGCGTGGGGTTACGCGCTGCGCCAGCCGGGCGGCAACGAAGCGAAGGCCAAGGATTTCCTCGGCAAGCTGTATAAAAACGTGCCCGTGCTCGATTCCGGCGCGCGCGGCGCCACCACCACTTTTGTTGAGCGCGGCATCGGCGACGTGCTGATCGCCTGGGAAAACGAGGCTTACCTGGCCGTCAAGGAACTGGGCCCGACCAAGTTCGACATCATCACGCCATCCGTCAGCATCCTGGCCGAGCCGCCCGTCGCCGTCGTCGACAAGTTTGCCGACAAGCATGGCACGCGCAAGGTGGCCGAGGCTTACCTGAACTACCTGTACACGGATGAAGCGCAAGACATCATCGCGAAGAATTACTACCGTCCGGCAACGGACAAGGCGGCGAAGAAATACGCGTCGCAGTTCGCCAAGGTCAACCTGTTCACCATCGAGCAAGTGGCGGGCGGCTGGACGGCTGCACAGAAGGCGCACTTTGCCGACGGCGGCATCTTCGACCAGATCTACCAGCCTAAGTAA
- a CDS encoding diacylglycerol kinase has protein sequence MQPVNEFKSKSGLKRIFSAFFYSLDGLKAAWRHEHAFRQELGLFVVGTVIALLLRVSAFEKLVLIGVLLLVLIVELINSAIEAVVDRISLERHPLSKNAKDFGSAAVLLTCILAFATWAVILFNRFY, from the coding sequence ATGCAACCTGTAAATGAATTCAAGAGCAAAAGCGGCTTGAAACGGATTTTCTCCGCCTTTTTCTACTCGCTCGATGGCTTGAAAGCGGCCTGGCGCCACGAACATGCGTTCCGGCAGGAACTGGGCCTGTTCGTCGTCGGCACGGTGATCGCCTTGCTGCTGCGCGTTTCCGCGTTTGAAAAGCTGGTGCTGATCGGCGTGCTGCTGCTGGTGCTGATCGTCGAACTGATCAATTCGGCAATTGAAGCCGTGGTTGACCGCATTTCGCTCGAACGTCATCCGCTGTCGAAAAACGCCAAGGACTTTGGTAGCGCCGCCGTGCTGCTGACCTGCATCCTGGCCTTCGCCACCTGGGCCGTCATTTTGTTTAACCGTTTTTATTAA
- a CDS encoding IclR family transcriptional regulator codes for MKIEPVAAPKTTIQVIERMVALLDALAKYSDPVSLKELSKVSGLHPSTAHRILNDMVLTRFVDRIEPGTYRLGMRLLELGNVVKSRLSVREAALDFMRQLHKKTQQTINLSVRQGDEIVYIDRAFSERSGMQVVRAIGGRGPLHLTSTGKLFLSVDEPKAIRAYATRTGLAGHNKNSITDLQKLERELSLVRERGYARDNEELELGVRCMAAGIRDDTGKLIAGLSISAPADRLQDEWLVDLVETANQISVTLGFIPQD; via the coding sequence ATGAAAATTGAACCGGTCGCTGCCCCGAAGACGACGATCCAGGTCATCGAACGCATGGTCGCCCTGCTCGATGCCCTGGCCAAATATTCCGACCCGGTCAGCCTGAAGGAATTGTCCAAAGTATCGGGCCTGCACCCCTCGACGGCGCACCGCATCCTCAACGACATGGTGCTGACGCGCTTTGTCGACCGCATCGAACCGGGCACGTACCGGCTGGGCATGCGCCTGTTGGAACTGGGCAATGTGGTGAAAAGCCGCCTCAGCGTGCGCGAAGCGGCGCTGGACTTCATGCGCCAGTTGCACAAGAAAACCCAGCAAACGATCAACCTGTCCGTGCGCCAGGGCGACGAGATCGTCTACATCGACCGTGCCTTTTCCGAACGCTCGGGCATGCAGGTGGTGCGCGCCATCGGCGGCCGCGGCCCGCTGCACCTGACCTCGACCGGCAAGCTGTTCCTCTCCGTGGACGAGCCGAAAGCCATCCGCGCGTACGCCACGCGCACGGGCCTGGCCGGACACAACAAGAATTCCATCACGGATCTGCAAAAGCTTGAGCGCGAACTGAGCCTGGTGCGCGAGCGCGGCTATGCGCGCGACAATGAAGAGCTGGAACTGGGCGTGCGCTGCATGGCCGCCGGCATCCGCGACGATACAGGCAAGCTGATCGCCGGCCTGTCGATCTCGGCGCCAGCCGACCGCCTGCAGGATGAGTGGCTGGTGGACCTGGTGGAAACGGCGAACCAGATTTCAGTGACTTTGGGTTTTATACCCCAAGACTAA
- a CDS encoding serine hydrolase codes for MAKFKLALGILASLLFALAPAAAVHAKEANGKSSASKKQNTKKVKVVLRKSATAAPREKSVRRVVMVRGKRKVIYQKISSVAVPMAAPMPTMGDLAGLNLTRDPLDLKSSVALVLDQANSEVLFEKNSNVALPIASITKMMTGLVVVEAHQDMEELLTITDEDVDRAKFSSSRLKVGSQLTRANMLHIALMSSENRAASALGRNYPGGLSAFVDAMNSKARQLGMMDTHYVDSSGLSKMNVASARDLGKLAMAAFRHPLLREYSTDPKAIVEASGQPMQFGNTNHLVANPGWEIGLQKTGFINEAGRCLMMQAVIEGRAVIMVFLDSKGKQSRTADAGRMRKWLEALKPANMSLPGG; via the coding sequence ATGGCTAAGTTTAAACTTGCGCTGGGTATCCTGGCTTCCCTGCTGTTTGCACTGGCGCCGGCTGCGGCCGTGCACGCCAAGGAAGCGAACGGCAAATCCTCAGCCTCCAAGAAACAGAACACCAAGAAAGTCAAAGTCGTGCTGCGCAAGAGCGCGACGGCCGCGCCGCGCGAAAAGAGCGTGCGCCGGGTCGTCATGGTGCGCGGCAAACGCAAGGTCATCTATCAAAAAATCAGCAGCGTGGCCGTGCCCATGGCCGCACCGATGCCGACCATGGGCGACCTGGCCGGCCTGAACCTCACGCGCGATCCGCTCGACCTCAAGTCGAGCGTGGCGCTGGTGCTGGACCAGGCCAATTCGGAAGTGCTGTTTGAAAAGAATTCGAATGTGGCCTTGCCCATCGCCTCCATCACCAAGATGATGACGGGCCTGGTGGTGGTCGAAGCGCACCAGGACATGGAGGAACTGCTGACGATCACGGACGAGGACGTCGACCGGGCCAAGTTCAGCAGCTCGCGCCTGAAAGTGGGTTCGCAATTGACGCGGGCGAATATGCTGCACATCGCCTTGATGAGCTCGGAAAACCGTGCCGCCTCGGCGCTGGGCCGCAATTATCCGGGCGGTTTGTCGGCGTTTGTCGACGCGATGAACAGCAAGGCGCGGCAGCTGGGCATGATGGATACGCATTACGTCGATTCCAGTGGCTTGTCAAAGATGAACGTGGCCAGCGCGCGCGACCTGGGCAAGCTGGCCATGGCCGCCTTCCGCCATCCGCTGTTGCGCGAGTACTCGACGGACCCGAAAGCCATCGTCGAAGCCAGCGGCCAGCCCATGCAGTTTGGCAATACGAATCACCTGGTGGCGAATCCCGGCTGGGAAATCGGCTTGCAAAAGACGGGCTTTATCAATGAGGCGGGACGTTGCCTGATGATGCAGGCTGTCATCGAAGGACGGGCCGTGATCATGGTCTTCCTCGATTCCAAGGGAAAACAGTCGCGCACGGCCGATGCGGGGCGCATGCGCAAGTGGCTGGAAGCCCTCAAGCCTGCCAACATGAGCTTGCCTGGCGGCTAA
- a CDS encoding nitroreductase: MNKQASETQAAQQAVDAVILSRRSIRAFLPMPVAQDDIARILEVAARAPSGANMQPWKVYVLSGEARARLSRRILDVYAAPKAPDAPARTASYIYYPRQWTAPFIERRRKIGLDLYQLLGLERSDTAGMAAQHGRNFQFFDAPVGLIFTIERVLEQGSWLDYGMFLQNIMLAARARGLDTCPQAAFIHYHDIIRDELGVPASEMVVCGMALGYADPDKVENRLSTEREPLAGFVKFMDK, from the coding sequence GTGAACAAGCAAGCATCTGAAACACAGGCGGCGCAGCAAGCCGTCGACGCCGTCATCCTGTCGCGCCGTTCGATCCGCGCCTTTTTGCCCATGCCGGTGGCGCAGGACGATATCGCGCGCATCCTGGAAGTGGCGGCGCGCGCGCCTTCGGGCGCCAACATGCAGCCGTGGAAAGTGTATGTGCTGTCGGGCGAGGCGCGCGCGCGGCTGTCGCGCCGCATCCTCGACGTCTATGCCGCACCGAAGGCGCCCGATGCGCCCGCGCGCACGGCGTCGTATATCTATTACCCGCGCCAGTGGACGGCGCCGTTCATCGAGCGCCGCCGCAAGATCGGCCTGGACCTGTACCAGCTGCTGGGCCTGGAGCGGAGCGACACGGCCGGCATGGCGGCTCAGCATGGACGCAATTTCCAGTTTTTCGATGCACCCGTCGGGCTGATCTTTACCATCGAACGGGTGCTGGAGCAGGGTTCCTGGCTCGACTACGGCATGTTCTTGCAAAATATCATGCTGGCGGCGCGCGCGCGGGGACTCGACACGTGCCCGCAAGCGGCCTTCATCCACTACCATGACATCATCCGTGACGAGCTGGGCGTGCCAGCCAGCGAAATGGTGGTGTGCGGCATGGCCCTCGGCTATGCCGACCCGGACAAGGTCGAGAACCGCTTGAGCACGGAACGCGAGCCGCTGGCCGGTTTTGTTAAATTCATGGACAAATAG
- a CDS encoding DMT family transporter: MSNLPAAAGASGKASLLTTLTPMALPGFFVLLWSTGFIVAKFGLPYAPPLTFLLLRFLGVLVILLPLVLLLRAPWPVGQFRQIAVAGILMQAGYLAGVWCAIKLGMPAGLSALIVGMQPVLTACAAPLIGESVRPRQWLGLFFGLLGVALVVYAKINLVGLTVESVLLCVFALLSMTAGTMYQKRHCPQFDLRTGTVVQFAASIVVVLPFALYYEGLDLHFSNVQWTANFIGALLWSVLVLSIGAIFLLFALIRRSDATKVTGLLYLTPPTTAVMAWLMFGEAFNMLGIAGMLVAVVGVVFVVKK; the protein is encoded by the coding sequence ATGTCCAATCTTCCCGCCGCGGCTGGCGCCAGCGGCAAAGCCTCTCTTCTGACCACTCTGACGCCGATGGCCTTGCCTGGCTTCTTCGTGTTGTTATGGAGCACAGGCTTTATCGTGGCCAAGTTCGGCCTGCCGTACGCGCCTCCGCTGACCTTTTTGCTGCTGCGCTTCCTGGGCGTGCTGGTGATCCTGTTGCCGCTCGTGCTGCTGTTGCGCGCGCCATGGCCCGTGGGACAGTTCCGTCAGATCGCCGTCGCCGGCATCTTGATGCAGGCCGGGTACCTGGCCGGCGTCTGGTGCGCGATCAAGCTTGGCATGCCGGCCGGCCTGTCCGCGCTGATCGTGGGCATGCAGCCCGTGCTGACGGCCTGCGCCGCGCCGCTGATCGGCGAATCCGTGCGCCCGCGCCAGTGGCTGGGCCTGTTCTTTGGCTTGCTGGGCGTGGCCCTCGTCGTGTATGCGAAGATCAATCTCGTGGGCCTGACCGTGGAAAGCGTGCTGCTGTGCGTGTTCGCGCTGCTGTCGATGACGGCCGGCACCATGTACCAAAAACGCCACTGCCCGCAATTCGACTTGCGCACGGGCACGGTGGTGCAGTTTGCCGCCTCCATCGTCGTGGTCTTGCCATTCGCCCTGTACTACGAAGGGCTGGACCTGCATTTCAGCAATGTGCAATGGACGGCGAATTTCATCGGCGCCTTGCTGTGGTCGGTACTCGTGCTGTCCATCGGCGCCATCTTTCTGCTGTTCGCCCTGATCCGCCGTAGCGACGCGACGAAAGTGACGGGCTTGCTGTACCTGACGCCGCCCACGACGGCCGTGATGGCCTGGCTGATGTTCGGCGAAGCGTTCAATATGCTGGGCATCGCCGGCATGCTGGTGGCCGTGGTCGGCGTGGTGTTTGTCGTCAAGAAGTAG
- a CDS encoding phasin family protein, producing the protein MFSIPEQFSSATKANLEAQFALFSSLTGKAFEGIEKIVELNLTAAKATLEESTAAAKQLLSAKDPQEFFSLSAAQAQPSAEKAIAYGRHLAAITSGTQAEFSKAAESQIAETNRKVLSLVEEVTKNAPAGSENAVAILKSAIGNANAGYEQFSKTSKQAVEAIEANLTSAVNQFTQAAEKVVPRAAAK; encoded by the coding sequence ATGTTTTCAATTCCTGAGCAATTTTCGTCCGCTACCAAAGCCAACCTGGAAGCCCAATTCGCCCTGTTCTCGTCGCTGACGGGCAAAGCCTTCGAAGGCATCGAAAAGATCGTCGAACTGAACCTGACCGCTGCCAAAGCGACCCTGGAAGAATCGACCGCCGCCGCCAAGCAATTGCTGTCGGCAAAAGATCCACAAGAATTCTTCTCGCTGAGCGCTGCTCAAGCCCAGCCTAGCGCCGAAAAAGCCATCGCTTACGGTCGTCACCTGGCTGCCATCACGTCGGGCACCCAAGCCGAGTTCAGCAAAGCTGCTGAATCGCAAATCGCTGAAACCAACCGCAAAGTCCTGTCCCTGGTGGAAGAAGTCACCAAGAACGCGCCAGCCGGTTCGGAAAACGCCGTCGCCATCCTGAAAAGCGCCATCGGCAACGCCAATGCAGGCTACGAGCAATTCTCGAAAACCAGCAAGCAAGCCGTCGAAGCCATCGAAGCGAACTTGACCTCGGCCGTGAACCAGTTCACGCAAGCTGCTGAAAAAGTCGTGCCACGCGCTGCCGCCAAGTAA
- a CDS encoding ABC transporter ATP-binding protein, with the protein MNKNVLKVSGLHVAYGGIKAVKGIDLEVNQGELIALIGANGAGKTTTLKAITGTLPACKVEGTISYLGESLKGTKSFHLVERKLAMVPEGRGVFTRMSIRENLMMGAYTRTDKAGVEDDIARWFDVFPRLKERAAQMAGTLSGGEQQMLAMARALMSHPKLLLLDEPSMGLSPIMVEKIFEVIRKVSSEGITILLVEQNARLALQAAHRGYVMDSGLVTMGGNAAAMLDDPRVKAAYLGE; encoded by the coding sequence TTGAACAAGAATGTATTGAAGGTATCGGGCCTGCACGTGGCCTACGGCGGCATCAAGGCCGTCAAGGGTATCGACCTGGAAGTCAACCAGGGCGAGCTGATCGCCCTGATCGGTGCGAACGGCGCCGGCAAGACGACGACCTTGAAAGCCATCACGGGCACTTTGCCGGCCTGCAAGGTCGAAGGCACGATCAGCTACCTGGGTGAGTCGCTCAAGGGCACGAAATCGTTCCACTTGGTGGAAAGGAAACTGGCCATGGTGCCGGAAGGGCGGGGCGTATTTACCCGCATGTCGATCCGGGAAAACCTCATGATGGGCGCCTACACGCGCACGGACAAGGCCGGTGTCGAGGACGATATCGCCCGCTGGTTCGACGTCTTTCCACGCCTCAAGGAACGGGCGGCGCAGATGGCCGGCACCCTGTCCGGTGGCGAGCAGCAGATGCTGGCCATGGCGCGGGCACTGATGAGTCATCCGAAACTGCTGCTGCTCGACGAGCCGTCGATGGGCCTGTCGCCCATCATGGTCGAGAAAATTTTCGAGGTGATCCGCAAGGTGTCGTCCGAAGGCATCACGATCTTGCTGGTCGAACAGAATGCCCGTTTGGCCCTGCAAGCGGCACACCGCGGCTATGTGATGGATTCCGGCCTCGTCACCATGGGCGGCAATGCGGCTGCCATGCTCGACGATCCGCGCGTGAAGGCGGCGTATCTGGGAGAGTAA
- a CDS encoding ABC transporter ATP-binding protein, giving the protein MSEQIILNIAGVNKRFGGLQALTDVGITIRQGQIYGLIGPNGAGKTTFFNVITGLYQPDTGTFELAGKPYSPSAPHKVAKAGIARTFQNIRLFGDMTALENVMVGRHVRSHQGVFGAIFRHKAAREEEASIRKRAMELLDFVGIAQFASRTARFLSYGDQRRLEIARALATDPQLLALDEPAAGMNATEKLALRELLVKIKAEGKTVLLIEHDVKLMMGLCDRITVLEYGKRIAEGLPAEIQQNPAVIEAYLGGSHA; this is encoded by the coding sequence ATGAGCGAACAGATCATTCTCAATATTGCCGGCGTGAATAAACGTTTTGGCGGCTTGCAGGCGCTCACCGACGTGGGCATCACCATCCGGCAAGGGCAAATCTATGGCTTGATCGGCCCGAACGGCGCCGGCAAGACGACGTTTTTCAACGTGATCACAGGCCTCTACCAGCCCGACACGGGCACTTTCGAGCTGGCCGGCAAACCATATTCGCCATCCGCGCCGCACAAGGTGGCCAAGGCGGGCATTGCGCGCACCTTCCAGAACATCCGTTTGTTTGGCGACATGACGGCGCTGGAAAACGTCATGGTGGGGCGCCATGTGCGCTCGCATCAGGGCGTGTTCGGCGCCATCTTCCGCCACAAGGCGGCGCGCGAGGAAGAGGCGTCCATCCGCAAGCGGGCCATGGAGTTGCTCGACTTCGTCGGCATCGCCCAGTTCGCCAGCCGCACGGCGCGCTTCTTGTCGTATGGCGACCAGCGGCGCCTGGAAATCGCCCGCGCGCTGGCCACGGACCCGCAACTGCTGGCGCTCGACGAGCCGGCGGCGGGCATGAATGCGACGGAAAAGCTGGCCCTGCGCGAGTTGCTGGTGAAAATCAAGGCCGAAGGCAAGACCGTGCTGTTGATCGAGCACGACGTGAAACTGATGATGGGACTGTGCGACCGCATCACCGTGCTCGAGTATGGCAAGCGCATCGCGGAAGGCTTGCCGGCCGAAATACAACAAAACCCGGCCGTCATCGAGGCTTATCTGGGAGGGTCGCACGCATGA